In the Periophthalmus magnuspinnatus isolate fPerMag1 chromosome 4, fPerMag1.2.pri, whole genome shotgun sequence genome, one interval contains:
- the ptger3 gene encoding prostaglandin E2 receptor EP3 subtype, translating into MSLTHGLSSARVFISAGRMTGDACDSLEDFQATFGDMLTSNMSKTLQGDNITKNSSCRSVSVGFPITMMVTGMVGNSLALILVYISYRKKENKRKRSFLLCIGSLAFTDLFGQLLTSPIVISVYRADLKWDRIDSSGYLCPFFGVCMTTFGLCALFMASAMAIERATAITNPHWYSNHMKTSVTKQTLAVIWCLVLLFALLPIVGVGKYTRQWPGTWCFISTGDREVPGNMFFAITFAALGIFSLLVTFSCNVVTIRGLILRCKTKSGTSHSSKQWERLTTETVIQLLGIMCVLLICWSPLLVLMLRMISTQTSSHECNPTFGNSIVNSGRDYQLDCNFFLTAIRLASLNQILDPWVYLLFREILLRKFCIMANAVSNCSIEERKGTQTALDAVDKQNQDNERLQKPQTS; encoded by the exons ATGTCACTCACACATGGCTTATCATCTGCCCGCGTGTTTATCTCTGCCGGCAGGATGACAGGGGATGCGTGTGACTCCCTGGAGGACTTTCAAGCGACTTTTGGAGACATGCTGACCTCCAACATGTCCAAGACTCTGCAAGGGGACAATATCACCAAGAACTCCAGCTGTAGATCAGTTTCAGTCGGATTCCCAATTACTATGATGGTGACTGGGATGGTGGGCAACTCTTTAGCACTTATCCTAGTTTATATCTcctacagaaagaaagaaaacaaaaggaaaCGGTCTTTCCTGCTCTGCATTGGTTCATTGGCTTTTACAGACCTCTTTGGACAGCTTCTAACAAGCCCAATAGTAATATCAGTTTACAGAGCCGACTTGAAATGGGACCGAATCGACTCTTCTGGCTATTTGTGCCCTTTTTTCGGTGTTTGCATGACAACTTTCGGGCTGTGCGCACTGTTTATGGCCAGCGCAATGGCAATAGAAAGAGCCACGGCCATAACAAACCCACATTGGTACTCTAACCACATGAAAACCAGCGTGACTAAACAGACTCTAGCTGTCATATGGTGTCTTGTGTTGCTTTTTGCGCTTTTACCTATCGTTGGAGTCGGGAAATACACGCGTCAGTGGCCCGGGACTTGGTGCTTTATCAGCACGGGGGACAGAGAGGTTCCAGGGAACATGTTTTTTGCCATTACTTTTGCAGCACTTGGGATTTTCTCGTTGCTTGTTACATTTTCTTGTAATGTAGTGACAATACGAGGTTTAATCTTACGGTGTAAAACTAAATCTGGCACTTCCCATTCCTCCAAACAGTGGGAAAGGCTCACTACAGAGACTGTTATTCAGCTGTTGGGAATCATGTGCGTTTTGCTGATATGCTGGTCCCCTTTGCTG GTGTTAATGCTAAGGATGATCTCTACCCAAACCTCCTCCCACGAGTGCAACCCCACCTTTGGGAACAGCATCGTGAACTCCGGCCGGGATTACCAGTTAGACTGCAACTTCTTTCTCACCGCCATCCGCCTGGCCTCCCTCAACCAGATCTTGGATCCATGGGTTTATCTGCTGTTCAGGGAGATTCTTCTTCGGAAGTTCTGCATCATGGCCAATGCTGTGTCCAACTGTTCCATAGAGGAACGAAAGGGCACTCAGACTGCTCTGGATGCAGTAGACAAACAAAACCAGGATAATGAGAGACTTCAAAAACCGCAGACAAGCTAA
- the zranb2 gene encoding zinc finger Ran-binding domain-containing protein 2 isoform X2 — translation MSGKSFRVSDGDWICPDKKCGNVNFARRTSCNRCGRDKTTEAKMMKAGGTEIGKTLAEKSRGLFSANDWQCKTCGNVNWARRSECNMCNTPKYAKLEERTGYGGGFNERENVEYIEREESDGEYDEFGRKKKKFRGKSSSTSSSKESEKKESKREEEEEEEEEEEDEDGDLSKYKLDDDEEDEDGDLSKYDLDASDEDEDKKEEKKKGSRSGSSRSRSSSRSSSSASRSRSRSRSRSSSSSRSGSHSRSRSRSSSRSGKGSSRKASRSPSSSPERTLKRSRSRSSSGGRKRRRSRSHSSERRRGQSSGSSNSGSSSKKK, via the exons ATGTCTGGAAAGAGTTTTCGAGTAAGCGATGGGGACTGGATTTGTCCCGATAAAAA GTGCGGAAACGTAAACTTTGCAAGGAGAACTAGCTGTAACAGATGTGGCAGAG ACAAAACCACTGAAGCCAAGATGATGAAAGCAGGTGGCACTGAAATTGGTAAAACTTTGGCAGAAAAAAGCAGAGGACTCTTTAGTGCAAATGATTGGCAGTGTAAAAC ATGTGGCAATGTAAACTGGGCCAGACGATCGGAGTGCAACATGTGTAATACACCCAAATATGCCAAACTTGAAGAAAGAACAG GTTATGGCGGGGGTTTCAATGAGAGAGAGAACGTAGAGTATATTGAACGAGAGGAGTCTGATGGAGAATATGATGAG TTTggtagaaaaaagaaaaagttccgAGGTAAAAGCAGTAGCACTTCTTCCTCTAAAGAAAGTGAAAAGAAAGAATCAAAacgggaagaagaagaggaggaggaggaggaggaggaagatgaagatGGTGACCTCTCAAAATATAAGTTGGAt gatgatgaggaggatgaagatggAGACCTCTCAAAGTATGACTTGGATGCCAGTGATGAAGATGAGGataagaaggaggagaagaagaagggcAGTCGCTCAGGCTCATCCCGCTCCCGTTCTTCTTCTCGCTCCTCCAGCTCAGCCTCACGGTCCAGGTCCAG GTCCCGCTCTAGAAGCTCGTCCAGCTCCAGGTCTGGCTCTCACTCCAGGTCCCGTTCCAG ATCCAGCTCCAGGTCTGGAAAGGGCTCGTCTCGGAAGGCCTCCCGCTCGCCCTCCTCTTCCCCCGAGAGGACACTCAAACGCAGTCGGTCCCGGTCCTCTTCTGGAGGGAGGAAACGCAGGCGCTCTAGATCCCATTCGTCCGAAAG GAGGCGTGGGCAGTCCTCTGGGTCATCAaattctggctccagttcaaaAAAGAAATGA
- the zranb2 gene encoding zinc finger Ran-binding domain-containing protein 2 isoform X1: MSGKSFRVSDGDWICPDKKCGNVNFARRTSCNRCGRDKTTEAKMMKAGGTEIGKTLAEKSRGLFSANDWQCKTCGNVNWARRSECNMCNTPKYAKLEERTGYGGGFNERENVEYIEREESDGEYDEFGRKKKKFRGKSSSTSSSKESEKKESKREEEEEEEEEEEDEDGDLSKYKLDDDEEDEDGDLSKYDLDASDEDEDKKEEKKKGSRSGSSRSRSSSRSSSSASRSRSRSRSRSSSSSRSGSHSRSRSRSSSRSGKGSSRKASRSPSSSPERTLKRSRSRSSSGGRKRRRSRSHSSERFGFMWNTTVAQIILLLPSFGFCSYVILSFLGILCYTGVIVTSFSFNN; this comes from the exons ATGTCTGGAAAGAGTTTTCGAGTAAGCGATGGGGACTGGATTTGTCCCGATAAAAA GTGCGGAAACGTAAACTTTGCAAGGAGAACTAGCTGTAACAGATGTGGCAGAG ACAAAACCACTGAAGCCAAGATGATGAAAGCAGGTGGCACTGAAATTGGTAAAACTTTGGCAGAAAAAAGCAGAGGACTCTTTAGTGCAAATGATTGGCAGTGTAAAAC ATGTGGCAATGTAAACTGGGCCAGACGATCGGAGTGCAACATGTGTAATACACCCAAATATGCCAAACTTGAAGAAAGAACAG GTTATGGCGGGGGTTTCAATGAGAGAGAGAACGTAGAGTATATTGAACGAGAGGAGTCTGATGGAGAATATGATGAG TTTggtagaaaaaagaaaaagttccgAGGTAAAAGCAGTAGCACTTCTTCCTCTAAAGAAAGTGAAAAGAAAGAATCAAAacgggaagaagaagaggaggaggaggaggaggaggaagatgaagatGGTGACCTCTCAAAATATAAGTTGGAt gatgatgaggaggatgaagatggAGACCTCTCAAAGTATGACTTGGATGCCAGTGATGAAGATGAGGataagaaggaggagaagaagaagggcAGTCGCTCAGGCTCATCCCGCTCCCGTTCTTCTTCTCGCTCCTCCAGCTCAGCCTCACGGTCCAGGTCCAG GTCCCGCTCTAGAAGCTCGTCCAGCTCCAGGTCTGGCTCTCACTCCAGGTCCCGTTCCAG ATCCAGCTCCAGGTCTGGAAAGGGCTCGTCTCGGAAGGCCTCCCGCTCGCCCTCCTCTTCCCCCGAGAGGACACTCAAACGCAGTCGGTCCCGGTCCTCTTCTGGAGGGAGGAAACGCAGGCGCTCTAGATCCCATTCGTCCGAAAGGTTTGGGTTTATGTGGAATACCACAGTGGCACAGATCATACTTCTGTTGCCTTCTTTTGGATTTTGCagttatgtcattttatcattTCTGGGGATTTTATGCTATACTGGTGTTATTGTGACCTCGTTTAGTTTTAATAACTAA